A single region of the Salvelinus sp. IW2-2015 linkage group LG20, ASM291031v2, whole genome shotgun sequence genome encodes:
- the LOC111981306 gene encoding liver-expressed antimicrobial peptide 2 codes for MRTAQYIALFMFLTLLCPIQVQTAPVPEDWTGLITRAKRSLLWRWNTLKPVGASCREHDECGTKYCRKKICSFQVFTS; via the exons ATGAGGACAGCACAGTACATTGCCCTCTTCATGTTCCTGACTCTGCTCTGCCCAATCCAG GTGCAGACCGCTCCCGTGCCTGAGGATTGGACAGGCCTGATCACCCGAGCCAAGCGCTCTCTCCTTTGGCGATGGAATACTCTGAAGCCTGTTGGCGCAAGCTGCAGAGAGCACGACGAGTGTGGGACCAAATACTGCAG GAAAAAGATCTGTTCTTTCCAGGTTTTTACATCTTGA